From Hirundo rustica isolate bHirRus1 chromosome 1, bHirRus1.pri.v3, whole genome shotgun sequence, a single genomic window includes:
- the HUS1 gene encoding checkpoint protein HUS1: protein MRFRAKIVDLACLNHFSRIINTIAKLAKTCILRLTVCKLYFILSDKVANGGASMWCELNQGNFFDEFQMEGVAAEHNEIYLELVPENLSRALKTSQSAKAVKIKLTNKHCPCLRVAVELPSLSSSSRIVTHDIPVGVIPRRMWNDFREPSVPDFDVSIYLPVLKTMKSVVERMKNLSNFIVIEANLSGEMNLKIETDLVSVTTHFKDLGNPPWASEDGCQSSTQGRDLESMAEACIDIKKLQQLLAGQQVNPTKALCNIVRKRIVHFILLHEEVSLQYFIPAIA, encoded by the exons ATGCGATTTCGGGCTAAGATCGTGGATCTCGCTTGCCTCAACCACTTCAGCC GTATAATTAACACAATCGCCAAGTTAGCCAAGACCTGTATCCTGCGCCTTACTGTCTGCAAGCTGTATTTCATCCTCTCCGATAAAGTAGCAAATGGAGGCGCCAGTATGTGGTGTGAGCTGAACCAG GGGAATTTCTTCGATGAATTTCAGATGGAAGGAGTAGCTGCAGAGCACAATGAAATCTATTTAGAGCTGGTGCCTGAAAACCTGTCGAGAGCATTAAAAACTTCCCAGAGTGCTAAGGCAGTGAAGATCAAGTTGACTAATAAACACTGCCCTTGTCTCAGAGTTGCTGTGGAGCTA CCATCCTTGTCAAGCAGCAGTAGGATTGTGACACATGACATTCCTGTGGGAGTTATTCCCAGAAGAATGTGGAACGACTTCAGAGAGCCCAGTGTGCCGGACTTTGAT GTCAGTATTTACCTTCCAGTGCTTAAAACAATGAAGAGTGTTGTGGAAAGAATGAAGAATCTCAGCAATTTTATT GTAATTGAAGCAAACTTGAGTGGTGAAATGAACTTGAAAATAGAAACTGACTTAGTATCTGTGACAACACATTTTAAAGACTTGGGAAATCCTCCCTGGG CATCAGAGGATGGATGTCAAAGCTCTACTCAAGGCAGAGATCTGGAAAGTATGGCTGAAGCATGCATAGACAtcaagaagctgcagcagctgcttgctGGACAGCAGGTCAATCCTACAAAAGCACTGTGCA ATATTGTACGTAAAAGAATTGTCCACTTCATCTTGCTCCATGAGGAGGTTTCACTTCAGTATTTTATTCCAGCAATTGCCTGA